A section of the Mergibacter septicus genome encodes:
- a CDS encoding phage major tail tube protein, with translation MSIAINQIVNANVYLNGNSLLGKAKEVKLPDIEFEQIEHKSLGLIGTIKLPAGLNALQAEITWQSFYPDIRRQNYNPMKNQQLMIRSNLQAFNSQGLIDEQSMVTIMNVQFSKTTGGSIKPKEATEHQDTCEVYSIKQSVGGKEILFYDAFANILRIDGKDVLQKYRTNIG, from the coding sequence ATGAGTATCGCAATCAATCAAATTGTCAATGCTAACGTTTACTTAAATGGTAATTCATTATTAGGCAAAGCCAAAGAAGTTAAACTTCCTGATATTGAGTTTGAGCAAATTGAGCACAAAAGCTTAGGGTTAATCGGCACAATTAAACTGCCAGCAGGATTAAATGCACTTCAGGCAGAAATCACTTGGCAAAGCTTTTATCCTGATATACGTCGCCAGAATTATAATCCAATGAAAAACCAACAATTAATGATTCGCTCTAATCTACAAGCCTTTAATTCTCAAGGCTTAATTGATGAGCAATCAATGGTAACCATTATGAATGTTCAGTTTTCTAAAACCACTGGCGGTTCTATAAAACCGAAAGAAGCAACAGAACACCAAGATACTTGTGAAGTCTATTCAATTAAACAAAGTGTCGGCGGTAAAGAAATCTTATTCTATGATGCCTTTGCCAATATCTTACGGATTGATGGCAAAGATGTTTTACAAAAATACCGCACTAACATTGGGTAG
- a CDS encoding phage tail assembly protein → MNQATTLLKNLQAYTTYTLSYPITQPDGTQIKEVVLRRIKGSDQAAFESQQFDMEKDNYKINRFFIVRLSNLLPEDVDEMDLKDILGLGELITKLINEGKSDK, encoded by the coding sequence ATGAATCAAGCCACGACTTTACTTAAAAATCTTCAAGCATACACAACCTACACGTTAAGTTATCCAATTACTCAACCAGACGGCACTCAAATTAAAGAAGTTGTTTTACGACGGATTAAAGGAAGTGATCAAGCTGCTTTTGAAAGTCAACAATTTGATATGGAAAAAGACAATTACAAAATTAATAGATTTTTCATTGTCCGTCTCTCAAATTTACTTCCAGAAGACGTTGATGAGATGGATTTAAAAGATATCTTGGGACTTGGAGAGCTTATTACTAAGTTAATTAATGAGGGAAAGTCAGACAAATAA
- a CDS encoding GpE family phage tail protein, whose protein sequence is MSDLDEVFADLAWWFGFSPSELMEMDLVDIPKWVKQMQRQIKAGYGQIFR, encoded by the coding sequence ATAAGCGATCTTGATGAAGTATTTGCTGATCTCGCTTGGTGGTTTGGTTTTTCTCCAAGCGAGTTAATGGAGATGGATTTAGTCGATATTCCTAAATGGGTAAAGCAAATGCAAAGACAAATTAAAGCAGGTTATGGGCAAATTTTTCGATAA
- a CDS encoding phage tail tape measure protein — protein sequence MANNLAIGLVIGASLQSGFQAAFSKTENALKRVNQAIAKGTERQQGLSAALVKLKQRQKEAVQAVTQARMSGSNLANAITQYRRLSQQIKLAEQNQLAYANALKRAEAIQSKLNQALIKQQDQHAYRQELKGKALGTLGFAISAAAPIKAAIDFESAMADVKKVVDFDTPEGFKKLSKEILELTNTLPMTAEQLATITATGGQLGVAEKDLKAFTTTIAKMSVAFDMSADESADAMAKLANVYAIPINEIDKLGDAINELSNNSPAKAEQIVKVLGRIGGTAKDFGLTQNAATALSSAFISLGKPAEVAGTAINGMLTKLATADKGGKKFQEALSIIGISAKQLKANIAKDGEKALVDFLNKVAKLPKSQRTGILVDIFGLEYADDVSLLAGNVNVLEKQLGLLKQTDQNGQASYLGSMSKEFSARAATTSAQLQTLKNNVVALAITIGSTVLPAVNQFVSYLKPMVKSITNWAEQHPTLVKGLMGFVSGLVGLKVATLGVQFLFSGLISTFNGVNIALNSIKALHVSAQILQLSGCAGSLAKAFGVVKTAVFALGRAMLANPILLIVTAIAGAAYLIYQYWEPIKGFFSHLWQNLKDFFTSGIGNITQTILNWSPFGLFYKAFSKVLGWFGIELPNNFSEFGKNIIDGLVNGISNAWNTAKEKVSELGTGVKNWFKEKLGIHSPSRVFMGFGQNTVEGLAIGITQKTALANKASDNLAQSVTQSSKKLDISTEFANQESNEQIRSNYRPLSESVTSPLNSAQQEPSRVFNINFNPTINLTSHQDSAVLNQVKQGLNMSLTEFERLLERVQDQKRRRAY from the coding sequence ATGGCAAATAATTTAGCAATCGGCTTAGTAATAGGTGCAAGTTTACAATCAGGCTTTCAAGCCGCCTTTAGTAAAACTGAAAATGCTTTAAAGCGAGTTAATCAAGCCATAGCCAAAGGTACAGAACGTCAACAAGGGTTAAGTGCTGCATTAGTCAAGTTAAAACAACGCCAAAAAGAAGCTGTGCAAGCAGTTACACAGGCTAGAATGTCTGGCAGTAACCTTGCCAATGCCATTACTCAATATCGCCGTTTAAGCCAACAAATAAAACTTGCCGAACAAAACCAGCTTGCCTATGCCAATGCACTAAAGCGTGCTGAAGCAATACAAAGTAAATTAAATCAAGCTTTAATCAAGCAACAAGACCAACACGCCTATCGCCAAGAACTAAAAGGTAAAGCCCTTGGCACGTTAGGTTTTGCCATAAGTGCCGCTGCTCCAATTAAAGCTGCCATTGATTTTGAAAGTGCAATGGCGGATGTGAAAAAAGTGGTAGATTTTGATACGCCAGAAGGCTTTAAAAAACTGAGCAAAGAGATTTTAGAACTAACTAATACTTTGCCTATGACCGCAGAGCAACTCGCTACCATCACGGCAACAGGTGGGCAATTAGGCGTTGCTGAAAAAGATTTAAAAGCCTTCACCACAACCATTGCTAAAATGTCAGTTGCCTTTGATATGTCGGCAGATGAATCAGCTGATGCAATGGCGAAACTTGCCAACGTTTACGCCATCCCGATTAACGAAATTGACAAACTAGGTGATGCGATAAACGAACTATCCAACAATAGCCCAGCTAAAGCGGAACAAATTGTTAAAGTACTAGGGCGAATTGGTGGAACAGCGAAAGATTTTGGTTTAACACAAAATGCTGCTACAGCCTTATCTTCTGCTTTTATCAGTCTGGGGAAACCTGCTGAAGTCGCAGGGACAGCCATTAATGGTATGTTGACGAAATTAGCAACCGCAGATAAAGGCGGAAAGAAATTTCAAGAAGCCTTAAGTATTATTGGGATTTCAGCCAAACAACTGAAAGCAAATATTGCTAAAGATGGCGAAAAAGCCTTGGTCGATTTTCTCAATAAAGTGGCGAAACTGCCAAAATCGCAACGCACTGGCATATTGGTTGATATTTTCGGCTTAGAATATGCCGATGATGTCAGTTTATTAGCAGGTAACGTCAATGTACTTGAAAAACAATTAGGATTATTAAAACAAACCGATCAAAATGGGCAAGCAAGTTATCTTGGTTCAATGTCGAAAGAGTTCTCTGCTAGAGCGGCAACTACTTCTGCTCAACTTCAAACCCTCAAAAATAATGTTGTAGCATTAGCGATTACTATTGGTTCAACAGTTTTACCTGCAGTAAATCAATTCGTTAGTTACTTAAAGCCAATGGTTAAATCTATTACCAACTGGGCAGAACAACACCCAACTTTAGTTAAAGGTTTGATGGGATTTGTATCAGGACTGGTTGGCTTAAAAGTCGCAACCTTAGGGGTACAATTCTTATTTAGTGGACTGATTTCAACTTTCAACGGCGTAAATATTGCTTTAAACAGTATTAAAGCACTGCACGTCTCCGCTCAAATCCTACAATTAAGCGGTTGTGCAGGTAGCTTAGCAAAAGCTTTTGGTGTAGTGAAAACCGCTGTTTTTGCTTTAGGTCGTGCCATGTTAGCCAATCCCATTTTATTAATTGTTACTGCCATTGCAGGTGCCGCTTATCTCATTTATCAATATTGGGAACCGATTAAAGGCTTTTTCTCTCATCTTTGGCAAAATTTGAAAGACTTTTTCACCTCAGGCATTGGAAATATCACCCAAACTATTCTTAATTGGTCGCCATTTGGCTTGTTTTACAAAGCCTTTAGTAAAGTATTGGGCTGGTTTGGTATTGAGTTACCAAATAATTTTAGTGAATTTGGTAAAAATATTATTGATGGTTTAGTGAATGGGATCAGTAATGCGTGGAATACAGCCAAAGAGAAAGTCAGTGAATTAGGTACAGGAGTAAAAAATTGGTTTAAAGAAAAACTGGGTATTCATAGTCCTAGCCGTGTATTTATGGGGTTTGGTCAAAATACCGTTGAAGGATTAGCAATCGGGATCACTCAAAAAACAGCGTTAGCCAATAAAGCCAGTGATAATCTTGCCCAATCAGTTACTCAATCTTCTAAAAAATTAGATATCAGCACCGAGTTTGCAAATCAAGAAAGTAATGAACAAATTAGAAGTAACTATCGTCCTCTTTCTGAGAGTGTAACCTCCCCCCTAAATTCAGCACAACAAGAACCATCAAGGGTATTTAATATTAATTTTAATCCTACTATTAACCTTACATCTCACCAAGATAGTGCAGTTTTAAATCAGGTTAAACAAGGGTTAAATATGAGTTTAACTGAGTTTGAACGATTGTTAGAACGTGTACAAGATCAAAAACGTCGGAGAGCCTATTAA
- a CDS encoding phage tail protein, producing MYLMLGKVILEPINLTAFSETQSANFAEHPVLKGRPLLQAMGLNLAEKNLEVRLHYQLGKVEQRYQALLSAKNSQQALAFIFGRGKFIGYFVITELNSTTVFTDQYGNVLCREISLKLKEYAGKIKPPKQGVALQKGKDDILGSIIPKDVIKTLNQAKATLKKGVETFQKTMRTLNAVRNTVSVMQNLVHEPQLALAQLPNVVSDLNSALGGIGELVGMQQTFSQLQDGLSVVGEFTQGVAQTHHYLQQTSHIFQSEFNLENLEDLLNLGSNALDNTLETINNLSASVQKMGAFVVLRQDEILSKEIVEQSQLYKPKEIRNG from the coding sequence ATGTATCTAATGCTAGGTAAAGTTATTCTTGAACCGATTAACCTCACCGCTTTTAGTGAAACTCAAAGCGCCAACTTTGCCGAACATCCAGTGCTAAAAGGTAGACCCTTATTGCAAGCAATGGGTTTAAATTTGGCAGAAAAAAATCTTGAAGTAAGATTACATTATCAACTTGGCAAAGTTGAACAACGTTATCAAGCATTATTATCTGCTAAAAATAGTCAACAAGCATTAGCATTCATCTTTGGTAGGGGAAAATTCATTGGTTATTTCGTTATTACTGAATTGAACTCAACCACAGTATTTACCGATCAATACGGTAATGTATTGTGTCGGGAAATATCACTCAAACTCAAAGAATATGCGGGGAAAATTAAACCACCAAAACAAGGTGTAGCCCTTCAAAAAGGGAAGGACGATATTTTAGGTTCAATTATCCCTAAAGACGTGATCAAAACCCTGAATCAAGCTAAAGCTACTTTAAAAAAAGGCGTTGAAACTTTTCAAAAGACAATGCGAACGCTTAATGCTGTACGTAACACGGTTAGCGTTATGCAAAATTTAGTTCACGAACCACAATTAGCGTTAGCTCAACTACCAAATGTGGTCAGTGATCTAAATTCTGCATTAGGTGGTATTGGTGAACTAGTTGGTATGCAACAGACGTTTAGCCAACTACAAGATGGATTAAGTGTAGTTGGTGAATTTACGCAAGGCGTTGCACAAACTCATCATTATTTGCAACAAACTAGCCATATTTTCCAATCTGAATTTAATCTGGAAAATCTGGAGGATTTACTTAATCTAGGTTCAAATGCCTTAGATAACACCTTAGAAACAATCAATAATCTCTCCGCTTCAGTACAAAAAATGGGGGCTTTTGTCGTATTGCGACAAGATGAAATCCTATCTAAAGAGATTGTTGAGCAATCACAACTGTATAAGCCAAAGGAAATACGCAATGGATAA
- a CDS encoding tail protein X: MDNTGKTALIHQVKQCERWDNLAYHYYGDPLLYSHIIDANPQLAFYEVLPVGVTVFIPVLTVTPTSNDTMPPWLRENNE; this comes from the coding sequence ATGGATAATACTGGTAAAACAGCTTTAATTCATCAGGTTAAACAATGCGAACGCTGGGATAATCTGGCTTACCATTATTATGGTGATCCGTTGCTATATAGTCACATTATTGATGCAAACCCTCAACTCGCTTTTTATGAAGTGTTACCTGTTGGGGTTACTGTATTTATTCCTGTTTTGACTGTAACACCTACATCTAATGATACTATGCCACCTTGGCTAAGGGAAAATAATGAATAA
- a CDS encoding phage late control D family protein: MNKSNIPTPDFSLFYQKTNITADLEPYLLSISYTDYLEGQSDELSLEFTDPDGKWIRSWFPTQGDKLSLSLGYKGSPLVNLGDFEIDEIEYLYPSSQIHIRALSTGISKSYRTLKPKAYENTTLAQVVATIAKRMKLKVIGQIKPIPIVRVTQYQERDLEFLTRLARTYHHSFKIVGEQLVFTDKATFIERQSVLTLEPEQIKTIRLRDRIRDTVKKVNVSGFDSNGKKVLKQSKEASIQRQTIQQAAISNGDTLNITTRGESQEQINAMTDAALAQQNEDRQAGTITLLGDPKLVAGNTLRLRKLGVFSGKYLITSSRHHLTRSSGFTTEIEVRMLEFIPDNIVEEKTSQPKNVKEIIKQTPHQPKTYQQTMSALINLVGEKANAN, translated from the coding sequence ATGAATAAATCTAATATACCAACACCTGATTTTTCGTTGTTTTATCAAAAAACGAATATTACTGCTGACCTTGAACCATATTTACTTTCTATTAGTTATACCGATTATTTAGAAGGGCAAAGCGATGAACTGTCACTTGAATTTACCGATCCTGATGGTAAATGGATTAGAAGTTGGTTTCCAACCCAAGGTGATAAACTCAGCCTTTCATTAGGCTATAAAGGTTCGCCATTAGTCAATCTAGGGGATTTTGAGATTGATGAAATTGAGTATCTTTATCCCAGCTCACAAATTCATATTCGTGCATTAAGTACAGGAATTTCAAAAAGCTATCGTACATTAAAACCAAAAGCATATGAAAATACAACCCTAGCTCAAGTTGTTGCTACTATCGCTAAACGTATGAAGTTAAAAGTAATTGGACAGATAAAACCTATTCCAATTGTGCGCGTTACTCAGTATCAAGAGCGAGATTTAGAATTTCTTACTCGACTGGCTAGGACCTATCATCATTCTTTTAAGATTGTGGGTGAACAGCTAGTTTTTACAGACAAAGCGACATTTATTGAACGTCAAAGTGTATTAACCTTAGAACCAGAACAGATTAAAACTATTCGCTTGCGAGATCGCATTAGAGATACGGTGAAAAAAGTCAATGTATCAGGCTTTGATAGTAATGGTAAGAAAGTATTAAAACAATCCAAAGAGGCATCAATACAACGTCAAACTATTCAACAAGCAGCTATCTCAAATGGGGATACATTGAATATTACGACTCGAGGAGAAAGCCAAGAGCAAATTAACGCAATGACTGATGCAGCATTAGCACAACAAAATGAAGATAGACAAGCAGGTACAATCACATTACTAGGTGATCCTAAATTAGTCGCAGGCAATACATTACGATTGCGTAAACTCGGTGTATTTAGTGGCAAGTATTTAATTACCTCTTCACGCCATCATTTAACCCGTTCTTCTGGTTTTACCACTGAAATTGAGGTGAGAATGCTGGAATTTATCCCCGATAATATTGTTGAGGAAAAAACATCACAACCAAAAAACGTGAAAGAAATTATTAAACAAACACCACACCAGCCTAAAACATATCAGCAAACGATGTCTGCCTTAATTAATCTTGTTGGAGAGAAAGCGAATGCTAACTAA
- a CDS encoding phage baseplate assembly protein V: MLTNLCSHNFSATYQEGIISQIDPKTHKVRCVLPALDNLETAWLSYLTPNAGGNQFYCLPDVGALVAILLDARGEGGCVLGAIYNQQDPVPVADSEVFMLKFKNGTIISHNRATGDVVIDAVGTVLVKSPSLITLDCSETKTTGNLLVEGSLTYMQGMTGNGGSGGTTAVINGSLKTQGGDITADNISLKKHVHTEQGDGNDTSVAK; the protein is encoded by the coding sequence ATGCTAACTAATTTATGTTCCCATAATTTTTCAGCGACTTATCAAGAAGGGATTATTAGTCAAATCGATCCTAAAACACACAAAGTACGTTGTGTGTTACCTGCATTAGATAACTTAGAAACGGCGTGGCTTTCTTATCTTACTCCCAATGCAGGCGGTAATCAGTTTTATTGTCTGCCCGACGTAGGCGCATTGGTCGCAATACTCCTCGATGCACGCGGTGAGGGCGGTTGTGTGTTAGGAGCAATTTATAACCAACAAGATCCTGTGCCTGTGGCAGACAGTGAGGTGTTTATGCTCAAATTTAAAAATGGCACAATCATCTCACACAATCGCGCAACAGGTGATGTGGTAATTGATGCGGTGGGAACGGTATTAGTCAAATCCCCTAGCCTAATCACGCTTGATTGCTCGGAGACAAAAACCACAGGCAACTTGCTTGTAGAAGGCTCATTAACCTACATGCAAGGCATGACGGGTAACGGCGGTTCTGGTGGTACAACGGCGGTGATCAATGGCTCACTTAAAACACAAGGTGGTGATATTACAGCCGATAATATCAGTCTGAAAAAACACGTGCATACTGAGCAAGGCGACGGTAATGATACAAGTGTCGCCAAATAA
- a CDS encoding GPW/gp25 family protein, with protein MNTHTHLTTHWQLAPNNETQSIIQGIEDIHLCIANILNTIKGSDILRPDFGSDHFQYLDQPEDIAIPNIVREIVLALQTWEKRIQIENIRITGTAPHFYFMLEWVVTDDVSQQLYITEIKAS; from the coding sequence ATGAATACACATACTCACTTAACGACACATTGGCAACTTGCCCCGAATAATGAAACACAATCTATTATTCAGGGTATTGAAGACATTCATCTTTGTATTGCCAACATTCTCAATACCATAAAAGGCAGTGATATTTTACGTCCTGATTTTGGCAGTGATCATTTTCAATATCTTGACCAGCCTGAAGATATTGCTATTCCAAATATCGTCCGAGAAATTGTCTTAGCATTACAAACTTGGGAAAAACGTATTCAGATTGAAAATATCCGTATCACAGGTACCGCTCCCCATTTTTACTTTATGCTGGAATGGGTTGTAACCGATGATGTTTCTCAACAACTATACATTACAGAAATCAAGGCTAGTTAA
- a CDS encoding baseplate assembly protein: MKQIQATDVKIVDDDLQKILTETITDYENRTGKTLQPAHIERSIIQTYAYREFLVRKGINEAFLQTFPQFATGLALDLCGEIIGCHRLENQAARCLIRFSLNGEHDDLTIEKGTKVFATDTLYFSTLTTVKIARNQQYTDVEAIANLTGEIGNDWQIGQVKKLVNVNPALTASNLDVSSGGIITESDDDYRKRILLAPEALTTCGSIGAYTYHTFSVSPSIADVVISTPIAGTVQITVLTKNGLPSASLLKQIKQALNAENVRPLCDNVEVVAPEKINYQINARLDLFSGFIAQDVLVRANLAIRHYLSNRSKKLGIDIIPLEIQSILKVEGVYNVHLTSPALIEVASNRWAECSEVQISLGEVKNG, encoded by the coding sequence ATGAAACAGATTCAAGCAACTGATGTTAAAATAGTCGATGATGATCTGCAAAAAATCCTTACGGAAACTATTACAGATTACGAAAACCGCACGGGTAAAACCCTGCAACCCGCTCATATTGAACGTTCTATTATTCAAACTTATGCCTACCGTGAATTTTTAGTACGTAAAGGTATTAATGAAGCGTTTTTACAAACATTTCCACAATTTGCAACAGGGCTAGCATTAGATCTGTGTGGAGAGATTATTGGTTGTCATCGCCTAGAAAATCAAGCTGCTCGTTGTCTTATTCGTTTTAGTCTTAACGGTGAACATGATGATCTCACTATTGAAAAAGGGACAAAAGTTTTTGCCACTGATACTTTATACTTTTCGACCCTTACAACGGTTAAAATTGCACGCAATCAACAATATACTGATGTTGAAGCTATCGCTAATTTAACAGGAGAAATTGGTAATGATTGGCAAATTGGACAAGTAAAAAAACTTGTCAATGTTAATCCAGCTTTAACCGCGAGTAATTTAGATGTAAGTTCAGGTGGAATTATTACAGAATCTGATGATGATTATCGTAAACGTATTTTACTTGCTCCTGAAGCATTAACAACCTGTGGTTCTATCGGGGCTTATACTTATCACACCTTTAGTGTCTCTCCCTCTATTGCCGATGTCGTTATTTCAACACCAATTGCTGGTACAGTACAAATCACAGTCTTAACCAAAAATGGTTTACCTTCAGCGAGTTTATTAAAACAAATTAAACAAGCATTAAATGCTGAAAATGTTCGTCCTCTTTGCGATAACGTTGAGGTTGTTGCACCAGAAAAAATCAATTATCAAATTAACGCCCGTTTAGATTTATTTTCAGGTTTTATCGCACAAGATGTTCTTGTTCGAGCAAATCTTGCGATTCGCCATTATCTATCTAATCGTAGTAAAAAATTGGGTATTGATATTATTCCACTTGAAATTCAAAGCATTTTAAAAGTTGAAGGCGTCTATAACGTGCATTTAACGTCTCCTGCCTTAATTGAAGTCGCCTCAAACCGATGGGCGGAATGTAGTGAGGTTCAAATTAGTTTAGGAGAGGTAAAAAATGGCTAA
- a CDS encoding phage tail protein I, whose translation MAKLVYPNMIAKDKKFSALADLGLSLYQLKQHQLLTNFIDLMPTEYLFLLAEKWSVIGEDGWDLAESETAKRNLIKQAVELHHYKGTPYAIRQVIRQLGFGEVEIIEGLNNKKYNGEINYSGIFTHNAPTAWASYVVVLRKIITRDQAQQLRQILRYFAPARCQLVALDYRETALRYNATATFNGEFSFGTA comes from the coding sequence ATGGCTAAATTAGTTTATCCAAATATGATTGCCAAAGATAAAAAATTTAGTGCATTAGCCGATTTAGGTTTATCTCTGTATCAACTAAAACAACATCAACTACTGACTAATTTTATTGATTTAATGCCAACAGAATACCTCTTTTTGCTTGCTGAAAAATGGTCAGTAATAGGCGAAGATGGATGGGATTTAGCTGAAAGTGAAACTGCAAAACGCAATTTAATCAAACAAGCCGTTGAATTACATCATTATAAAGGAACACCTTATGCTATTCGCCAAGTTATTCGTCAATTAGGGTTTGGTGAAGTAGAAATCATTGAGGGACTAAACAATAAAAAATATAACGGGGAAATTAACTATAGTGGAATTTTTACTCATAACGCTCCAACAGCATGGGCAAGTTATGTAGTAGTGTTAAGAAAGATTATTACTCGTGATCAAGCACAACAATTGCGACAAATATTACGTTACTTTGCTCCCGCTCGTTGTCAGTTAGTCGCCCTTGATTATCGTGAAACCGCATTACGTTATAACGCTACGGCTACGTTTAATGGGGAATTTTCTTTTGGTACAGCGTGA
- a CDS encoding phage tail protein — MANLQVSPSWETGIYQIETSDPVVGGENGIANRQAKQLAARTLYLKQQLETLANKRASTTQIGQVQLTNATDSNSETLALTAKAGKTLAEQILQVSRAIPTQYTPTAATTTQAGIVQLSNETNSNAENKAPTLKALKSLNTKIEGRILDADSSQNVRPYSIPANGKSQFYRSAGYEKPSDLQQAHNYGCGIAIRTGATNSGFADIYIPHTANGNAEFWVRNGYQGFAHSNWTVFKPLPPITSVVNDNSENKIATARGVKTAYDKAVEALNKANESQFTQNLAQNGWCRMPNGLILQWGFLSKSSLSGSYATVTFPISFTEIFNISLTAAARGVDGDNSHYIDTGVHNLTNQSFRVFSWWNGGNFDGFYWTAIGK, encoded by the coding sequence ATGGCAAATCTTCAAGTTAGTCCCAGCTGGGAAACAGGTATTTATCAAATAGAAACCTCAGATCCAGTGGTTGGCGGAGAAAACGGCATTGCAAATCGACAAGCAAAACAACTTGCTGCACGTACGCTCTATCTTAAACAACAATTAGAAACACTAGCAAACAAACGTGCTAGCACAACACAGATCGGGCAAGTACAATTAACTAATGCAACTGATTCAAACAGTGAAACACTTGCATTAACTGCCAAAGCAGGAAAAACTCTAGCTGAGCAAATTCTCCAAGTTTCACGTGCTATTCCAACTCAATACACACCCACAGCAGCTACTACAACACAAGCAGGGATAGTACAACTTTCAAATGAAACAAACAGCAATGCTGAAAACAAAGCTCCGACGTTGAAAGCTCTAAAAAGCTTAAATACTAAAATTGAGGGCAGAATATTAGATGCTGATTCTTCCCAGAATGTACGTCCCTATTCGATACCTGCAAACGGAAAATCCCAGTTTTATAGATCAGCCGGGTATGAAAAACCAAGCGATTTACAACAAGCACATAATTATGGGTGTGGAATTGCGATTAGAACAGGTGCAACAAATAGTGGATTTGCAGATATTTATATCCCTCACACTGCGAACGGAAATGCTGAATTTTGGGTAAGAAACGGCTATCAGGGGTTTGCACACAGCAACTGGACTGTTTTTAAGCCACTGCCACCTATAACCTCAGTAGTGAATGATAACTCTGAAAATAAAATCGCAACAGCAAGGGGCGTTAAAACAGCGTATGACAAAGCTGTTGAAGCATTAAATAAAGCAAATGAAAGCCAATTCACGCAAAATTTAGCACAAAATGGTTGGTGTCGGATGCCTAATGGTTTGATTCTGCAATGGGGCTTTCTTTCTAAATCATCATTGAGTGGTTCTTATGCGACAGTAACTTTTCCGATTTCTTTTACAGAAATATTTAATATTTCTTTAACTGCAGCTGCTAGGGGAGTCGATGGAGATAATAGTCATTATATTGATACTGGAGTACATAATCTTACAAATCAATCGTTTAGGGTTTTTTCATGGTGGAATGGCGGAAATTTTGATGGATTTTACTGGACAGCAATCGGGAAATAA
- a CDS encoding DUF4376 domain-containing protein: MDKKYIIILDKNGKRITSLVIGIHADTLEMLIEFAKQNYSDFSYIEADETLQNQLLDPQSVYQNGQVIVLEVDREALKAEQQTQMWEQIKQKRYQNCRSGVYVKSVDKWFHSDDASRQQYTFMRTLPDFPPTQWKTMDNSFVEMTKDLLNELSLAMFAHEQADFANAERHRAAMLAAENPLDYDYSTGWQEVFNG, from the coding sequence ATGGATAAGAAGTACATCATTATTTTAGATAAAAACGGAAAAAGAATAACATCGTTAGTTATTGGTATTCATGCTGATACGCTAGAAATGTTAATTGAATTTGCAAAGCAAAATTACTCGGATTTCTCTTATATAGAAGCTGATGAAACATTGCAAAATCAACTGTTAGACCCACAATCAGTTTATCAAAATGGCCAAGTTATTGTGCTTGAAGTTGATAGAGAGGCATTAAAAGCTGAACAACAAACTCAAATGTGGGAACAAATCAAACAAAAACGCTATCAAAATTGTCGATCTGGTGTCTATGTAAAAAGTGTGGATAAATGGTTTCATTCTGATGACGCAAGTCGTCAGCAGTACACCTTTATGCGCACGCTCCCAGATTTTCCACCAACACAATGGAAAACGATGGATAACAGCTTTGTCGAGATGACAAAAGATTTACTAAATGAGTTATCACTCGCAATGTTTGCACACGAGCAAGCGGATTTTGCTAATGCAGAGCGTCATCGCGCAGCAATGTTGGCGGCGGAAAACCCGCTAGATTATGACTACAGCACAGGTTGGCAGGAGGTTTTTAATGGCTAA